The bacterium genome includes a window with the following:
- a CDS encoding TMEM165/GDT1 family protein, translating to MNWQAFITTFGMLLVAELGDKTQIAVMTQAAKFQKPWMVLLGASLALIVVSALGTCIGQVCGMYLPRELIGRIAGAIFIVMGILMLLKVI from the coding sequence ATGAACTGGCAGGCTTTCATCACCACCTTTGGCATGTTGCTTGTGGCCGAACTCGGCGACAAGACTCAGATTGCGGTCATGACTCAGGCCGCGAAGTTCCAGAAGCCCTGGATGGTCCTCCTGGGGGCCAGCCTCGCCCTCATCGTCGTCTCCGCCCTGGGCACTTGCATCGGGCAGGTGTGCGGGATGTACCTGCCCCGCGAACTCATCGGCCGCATCGCCGGCGCGATCTTCATCGTCATGGGCATCCTGATGCTGCTGAAGGTGATCTGA